One segment of Tamlana crocina DNA contains the following:
- a CDS encoding DUF4138 domain-containing protein — protein sequence MKAISILITIILSGSLNAQPVLDTLYANNKKNVALFFPEAIRQGITGASHFVFTYNRETKQYFGLLQAQPGEESNLLVVTEDGQVYSYILKYSERLSKLNYFISNTESIGNEEPFSVKPEPKQKRLYSIGERLEYFKSFSTYLLKTKAKRLAAKQKNGIKIQLQKIVYHQSETYMVMEVSNTSGIDFETDFLKVYRVSGNKRRKASYQQLEMQPIHIYNPPTKIWNGQSFRFVYVLPKYVLSDKEKLLVELQELNGGRNLKLISRLRV from the coding sequence ATGAAAGCAATATCTATACTTATAACTATAATTTTATCGGGTTCTTTAAATGCACAACCTGTGTTGGATACGCTGTATGCCAATAACAAAAAGAATGTGGCCTTATTTTTTCCGGAGGCTATCCGACAGGGCATTACAGGAGCTTCCCATTTTGTGTTCACCTATAATCGGGAGACAAAACAATATTTCGGGTTATTGCAGGCACAGCCAGGTGAAGAAAGCAATTTGTTGGTAGTAACAGAAGATGGACAGGTGTATTCTTATATCTTGAAATATTCCGAACGACTATCAAAATTAAATTATTTTATATCTAACACAGAAAGTATCGGAAATGAAGAGCCTTTTTCTGTAAAGCCAGAGCCAAAACAAAAACGATTGTATAGTATTGGAGAAAGGTTGGAATATTTTAAATCCTTCAGTACGTACTTGCTTAAAACCAAAGCCAAGAGACTGGCAGCTAAACAGAAAAATGGGATTAAAATTCAGCTCCAAAAAATAGTCTATCACCAATCCGAAACCTATATGGTTATGGAAGTATCCAATACTTCCGGTATTGACTTTGAAACTGACTTTTTAAAGGTTTATAGGGTAAGCGGCAATAAAAGACGAAAGGCTTCCTATCAACAATTGGAAATGCAACCTATTCATATTTATAACCCTCCAACCAAAATATGGAACGGTCAATCATTTCGCTTTGTATATGTACTGCCTAAATATGTACTTAGTGACAAGGAAAAGTTATTGGTGGAGTTACAGGAGCTGAATGGGGGGAGAAACTTGAAGTTGATATCTAGGCTAAGGGTTTGA
- a CDS encoding Arm DNA-binding domain-containing protein, whose amino-acid sequence MKTNATFGVTFFMRLNSKKTDNALIFVRIAVNGKRSEISLKRSASQKLWDKKQRKGKRIRYASARL is encoded by the coding sequence ATGAAAACAAACGCAACATTTGGCGTTACTTTCTTTATGCGCCTTAATTCCAAGAAAACAGACAATGCACTCATATTTGTCCGGATTGCAGTCAATGGTAAACGCTCTGAAATAAGTTTAAAAAGGAGTGCATCTCAAAAATTATGGGACAAAAAACAAAGGAAAGGTAAAAGGATTCGCTATGCTAGCGCTCGTTTGTAA
- a CDS encoding ATP-binding protein, with amino-acid sequence MTEILTDNWLKDFFGNADEDNVIKRRESHYIEFKSKFDWTSEKARSNYSKSLCAFSNNKGGALIFGVENKPHKITGIENFEDIDDADITNYLNELFTPSINFERKTFEFRNMKIGILYAFKNKNRPFRI; translated from the coding sequence ATGACAGAGATACTAACAGATAATTGGCTAAAAGATTTTTTTGGAAATGCTGATGAGGATAATGTCATTAAAAGAAGAGAATCACATTATATCGAGTTTAAATCAAAATTTGATTGGACATCAGAAAAAGCCCGATCGAACTACTCCAAATCTTTATGTGCATTTTCGAATAACAAAGGAGGAGCCTTAATTTTTGGTGTTGAAAATAAACCTCATAAAATTACAGGAATTGAAAATTTTGAAGACATTGATGATGCGGATATAACAAATTACCTTAACGAATTATTCACACCTTCAATAAATTTTGAAAGAAAAACCTTTGAGTTCCGAAATATGAAAATAGGAATTCTATATGCCTTTAAAAATAAAAATAGGCCATTTCGAATTTGA
- a CDS encoding DoxX family protein, with protein MVLNLIKKPTDLGLLILRVGFSGMMLSHGIPKINMLFLSPIKFADPIGLGETTSLVLTLIGEVLAPILVLVGFKTKWATIPVIITMLVAAFVVHLSDPIGTKEKALLYLFAFLAILIAGPGHYSYDGIKKHLN; from the coding sequence ATGGTATTGAATCTCATAAAAAAACCTACCGATTTAGGCCTGCTCATTTTACGTGTGGGCTTTTCGGGTATGATGCTTAGCCATGGCATTCCAAAAATAAACATGCTTTTTCTAAGTCCCATAAAATTTGCCGACCCCATCGGGTTGGGCGAAACCACATCGCTTGTCCTCACCTTAATTGGCGAAGTGCTTGCCCCTATCTTGGTTCTTGTGGGCTTTAAAACCAAATGGGCCACCATTCCGGTAATTATTACTATGTTGGTCGCAGCTTTTGTGGTGCATTTAAGCGACCCCATCGGCACAAAGGAAAAAGCCCTGCTGTACCTATTCGCATTTTTGGCCATTCTTATTGCTGGCCCCGGTCACTACTCATACGACGGTATTAAAAAGCACCTCAATTGA
- a CDS encoding thiamine pyrophosphate-dependent enzyme — protein MHTLTDLENNLSFEDFKTEVINDYKIALISRECSLLGRREVLTGKAKFGIFGDGKEVPQLAMAKAFKKGDWRSGYYRDQTFMMALGELTAEQFFAGLYANTNIELEPMSAGRQMGGHFVTHSLNDNGSWKDLTKQYNSSADISPTAGQMPRLLGLAQASKIFRNVKGINSTKFSENGNEVAWGTIGNASTSEGLFFETINAAGVLQVPMVISVWDDEYGISVHAKHQTTKENISEILKGFQRDNDSKGYEILRVKGWDYANLMETYQEAGAIAREEHVPVLIHVTEVTQPQGHSTSGSHERYKTAERLEWETQRDCNTKMREWIIENGIATNEALLDIERAAKREVRQAKNNAWNTFLKPIKNEQDELVSLLKQTETTSTNGVFIQKIRESLANISEPTRKDILSHGRRALRYTLGETTTEKKQLTDWINRIFEKVQPKFSSHLYSETQGSNTRIQEIKPTYNDDAPQVDGRIILRDNFDAIFTRYPEALVFGEDTGNIGDVNQGLEGLQEKHGELRVADAGIREATIVGQGIGMALRGLRPIAEIQYLDYILYALQIISDDLATTHYRTKGKQKAPLIIRTRGHRLEGIWHSGSQMGGILNLAKGVNLLVPRNMTKAAGFYNTLLLGDDPAIVVECLNGYRLKEKMPNNLGALKTPIGVVETVKEGADITLVSYGSTLRIVEQTAKDLLAVGINVEIIDVQSLMPFDLNHDIVKSIAKTNKLMVIDEDVPGGASAYILDHILNEQNAFQYLDSAPKTLSAKPHRPAYGNDGDYFSKPSAEDIFEAVYAVMHEYNPSEFPKLR, from the coding sequence ATGCATACGCTAACCGATTTGGAAAACAACCTATCATTCGAAGATTTTAAAACCGAAGTCATCAACGACTATAAAATAGCGTTAATCAGTAGAGAGTGTAGTTTGTTAGGCCGCCGGGAAGTATTAACGGGAAAAGCCAAGTTTGGCATTTTTGGTGATGGCAAGGAAGTACCGCAATTGGCCATGGCCAAAGCCTTTAAAAAAGGCGATTGGCGCTCGGGCTATTACCGGGACCAAACCTTTATGATGGCTTTGGGCGAATTGACTGCCGAGCAGTTTTTTGCCGGACTTTACGCCAACACCAATATCGAGCTAGAGCCCATGTCGGCCGGACGCCAAATGGGCGGGCACTTTGTTACTCACAGTTTAAACGATAACGGCAGTTGGAAAGACCTCACCAAACAATACAATTCCAGTGCCGATATTTCGCCCACGGCTGGGCAAATGCCAAGGCTATTGGGCTTAGCACAGGCATCGAAAATTTTTAGGAATGTAAAAGGCATCAACAGCACCAAGTTTTCAGAAAACGGAAACGAAGTCGCTTGGGGCACCATTGGCAATGCCAGTACCAGTGAGGGCCTATTTTTTGAAACCATAAATGCGGCCGGCGTATTGCAAGTTCCGATGGTGATTAGTGTTTGGGACGACGAGTACGGTATTTCGGTACATGCCAAGCATCAAACTACCAAAGAAAACATTTCAGAAATATTAAAAGGTTTCCAACGTGATAATGATAGTAAAGGCTATGAAATATTACGTGTAAAAGGTTGGGATTATGCCAATTTAATGGAAACCTACCAAGAGGCTGGCGCCATTGCCCGTGAGGAACACGTTCCGGTATTAATCCATGTTACCGAAGTAACCCAGCCCCAAGGCCACTCTACTTCGGGTTCGCACGAGCGTTACAAAACCGCAGAGCGATTGGAATGGGAAACCCAACGCGATTGCAACACCAAAATGCGCGAGTGGATTATTGAAAACGGTATTGCCACCAACGAAGCTCTTTTGGATATTGAAAGAGCTGCTAAACGCGAGGTAAGGCAAGCCAAAAACAATGCTTGGAACACCTTTTTAAAGCCGATTAAAAACGAACAGGACGAACTGGTTTCGCTGTTAAAGCAAACTGAAACTACTAGTACTAATGGTGTTTTTATCCAAAAAATACGCGAAAGCCTTGCTAATATTAGCGAACCCACCCGCAAGGACATTTTATCGCACGGACGCAGGGCACTTCGTTATACTTTGGGAGAGACCACAACGGAAAAAAAGCAACTGACTGACTGGATCAATAGAATTTTCGAAAAAGTACAACCCAAGTTCAGTTCGCATTTGTATTCTGAAACCCAAGGTTCGAACACCAGAATTCAAGAAATAAAACCCACATACAACGATGATGCCCCGCAGGTAGATGGGCGTATCATCCTTCGCGATAACTTTGATGCCATTTTTACCCGATACCCCGAAGCCCTCGTTTTTGGGGAGGACACCGGTAATATTGGTGATGTAAACCAAGGTTTGGAAGGCTTGCAGGAAAAACATGGCGAACTTCGTGTGGCCGATGCCGGCATTCGCGAAGCCACTATTGTTGGGCAAGGTATTGGCATGGCATTGCGCGGTTTGCGCCCTATTGCAGAAATCCAATATTTGGATTATATTCTGTATGCCCTGCAAATTATCAGTGACGATTTGGCTACCACCCATTACCGCACCAAAGGGAAACAAAAAGCCCCATTGATTATTAGAACCCGTGGCCACCGTTTGGAAGGTATTTGGCATTCTGGTTCGCAAATGGGCGGCATTTTAAACTTGGCAAAAGGCGTTAATTTACTCGTACCACGAAACATGACAAAAGCCGCTGGATTTTATAACACGCTATTGTTGGGCGACGACCCTGCCATTGTAGTGGAATGCCTAAATGGCTACCGATTAAAGGAAAAAATGCCCAACAATTTAGGCGCCTTAAAAACTCCTATTGGCGTGGTGGAAACCGTAAAAGAAGGTGCCGATATCACTTTAGTGTCTTACGGTTCTACGCTACGTATTGTGGAGCAAACGGCCAAAGATTTATTGGCTGTTGGTATAAATGTCGAAATTATCGATGTGCAATCATTAATGCCATTCGATTTAAACCACGACATTGTTAAAAGCATTGCTAAAACCAATAAATTAATGGTGATTGATGAAGACGTACCAGGCGGTGCTTCTGCATACATTTTAGATCATATTTTAAATGAACAAAATGCTTTCCAATATTTGGACAGCGCACCGAAAACCCTATCGGCAAAACCACACCGTCCGGCCTACGGCAACGATGGCGATTATTTTTCAAAACCCTCGGCCGAAGATATTTTCGAAGCCGTTTACGCTGTAATGCACGAATACAATCCTTCAGAATTCCCTAAATTAAGATAA
- a CDS encoding metalloprotease, translating into MDNKQIKISQTIVYHNTTNRTLETIYLNDWSNSYSTKKTQLAIRMADEYKNDFHLAKNEDRGFSVLSSIKQNGEELHFHPLKNQIDVIKVALNEPTKPNGSYTIKLEYIVQVPNAKFTSYGVTDDGDFNLRYWYITPAIYDGEWQYYSNKDLDDLYIPKADVFLEIEHPNGYVLTTELNTSHIEQLPNRQIVSLEGKDWVNNKLFLSRNSTFKTIQADDYAIVSNIEDNDLEVIDKVLITEKIKNFIFDNFGKYPHKRLLATKIDNDKDPIYGLNFLPSFIKSYPSHFQYELKLLKIVLHNYLENTLLINPRKEQWLLDGIQIYYLMNYVDQHYPNMKFLGNIADIWGIRAFHAADMKYNDKYILAFMLMARTNRDQPLAMQKDSLLKFNHNIANKYKAGVGLKYLDDFVNQDIVKLSLESFLAENKLEHTSAEAFESYMKSKTDKNIDWFFNDYLKTRKKIDFKIKDVIKTEDSITVTIKNKRDNNMPVSLYSLYNDQIVNKTWVENIDGEKTITLPREGANKLVLNYDNTIPEINQRDNWKSLKGFFFNNKPLQFRLFKDIEDPYYNQVFLMPIVEFNNIYDGVTLGAKAYNTTVLRKLFNYKITPVYSFGSKSLTGSASVSKTHYFENSDLYYMNYGIVGGYSSYAEDLFVTRVTPSLTFMFRESDDLRSNKRDMLRFRYVNIKRDKDENNIFTSTEPNYSVFNARYINSNDNLINFSSWYTDFQLGKKFSKVSFNYEYRKLFESNRQLNLRVFAGAFLKNNTDPSSNYFSFALDRPTDYLFDYNYLGRSEATGIFSQQYITAEGGFKSKLETPFANQWMTTLNASTTIWNYILAYGDIGLVKSRHNPSTFVYDSGIRVNLVTDYFEIYFPIYSNLGWEVGQPHYSQKIRFKFTLDPQSLLGLFRRRWF; encoded by the coding sequence GTGGACAACAAGCAAATTAAGATTTCCCAAACCATCGTTTATCACAATACCACCAACAGAACGTTGGAAACCATTTACCTGAACGACTGGAGCAACAGCTATTCCACAAAAAAGACCCAGTTAGCCATTAGGATGGCCGATGAATACAAAAACGATTTTCATTTAGCAAAAAATGAAGATCGGGGGTTTTCGGTGCTCTCATCCATAAAACAAAATGGAGAGGAATTACATTTTCATCCCTTAAAAAATCAAATTGACGTTATAAAAGTCGCGCTCAACGAACCCACAAAACCCAATGGTTCGTATACCATCAAGTTGGAATATATTGTGCAAGTGCCCAACGCAAAATTCACCAGTTATGGCGTTACGGATGATGGCGATTTTAATTTAAGGTATTGGTACATAACACCAGCAATTTACGATGGTGAATGGCAATATTATAGCAACAAAGATTTGGATGATTTGTACATCCCTAAAGCGGATGTATTTTTGGAAATTGAACACCCAAACGGCTATGTTTTAACTACCGAACTCAACACCAGCCATATCGAACAACTGCCCAACAGACAAATTGTATCTTTGGAAGGTAAGGATTGGGTGAACAACAAACTGTTTTTAAGTCGGAATTCTACATTTAAAACCATCCAAGCCGACGATTATGCCATCGTTTCAAACATTGAAGACAACGACCTAGAGGTTATCGATAAGGTTTTGATTACCGAAAAAATAAAGAATTTTATTTTCGATAATTTTGGAAAATACCCGCACAAACGGCTTTTGGCAACAAAAATAGACAACGATAAAGACCCCATTTACGGACTCAATTTTCTTCCCAGTTTTATAAAATCATACCCTAGCCATTTTCAATACGAACTAAAGCTTTTAAAAATTGTATTGCATAATTATTTGGAAAACACTTTGTTGATAAACCCCAGAAAAGAACAGTGGTTACTCGACGGCATCCAAATTTATTATTTAATGAATTATGTAGATCAGCACTACCCAAACATGAAGTTTTTAGGTAACATAGCTGATATTTGGGGGATTCGGGCGTTTCATGCAGCCGACATGAAGTATAACGACAAATACATACTGGCCTTTATGCTCATGGCGCGCACCAATCGCGACCAACCTTTGGCCATGCAAAAAGATTCGCTGTTAAAATTCAACCATAATATTGCGAATAAATACAAGGCCGGCGTTGGACTGAAATACCTCGACGATTTTGTAAATCAAGATATTGTAAAACTAAGTTTGGAATCCTTTTTGGCTGAAAACAAATTGGAACACACTTCAGCTGAAGCTTTCGAAAGTTACATGAAATCGAAAACCGATAAAAACATCGATTGGTTTTTCAACGATTATTTAAAAACGCGTAAAAAGATAGATTTCAAAATCAAGGATGTTATAAAAACCGAAGATTCCATTACGGTAACTATCAAAAATAAACGGGACAACAATATGCCCGTATCGCTTTACAGCCTGTACAACGACCAAATAGTAAACAAAACCTGGGTTGAAAATATTGATGGAGAAAAAACCATTACGCTTCCCAGAGAGGGCGCCAACAAACTTGTTTTAAATTACGATAATACCATACCCGAAATTAACCAACGTGACAATTGGAAATCGCTAAAAGGCTTCTTTTTCAACAACAAACCTTTACAATTTAGGTTGTTTAAGGATATTGAAGACCCGTATTACAACCAGGTGTTCCTCATGCCTATTGTAGAATTCAATAACATTTACGATGGGGTAACTTTGGGAGCAAAAGCCTACAACACCACCGTTTTAAGAAAGCTTTTCAATTATAAAATCACTCCGGTGTATTCCTTTGGGTCCAAATCTTTGACGGGTTCGGCTTCGGTATCAAAAACCCATTATTTCGAAAACAGCGATTTATATTATATGAATTACGGTATTGTGGGCGGATATTCGTCGTATGCCGAAGACTTATTCGTTACCCGGGTTACACCGTCGCTTACATTTATGTTCCGCGAAAGCGATGACCTGCGCTCCAACAAACGCGATATGCTACGGTTTAGGTATGTAAACATCAAAAGGGATAAGGACGAAAACAACATTTTTACTTCCACCGAACCCAACTATAGTGTCTTCAACGCGCGCTACATCAATTCTAACGACAACCTTATTAATTTCAGTAGTTGGTACACCGATTTCCAATTGGGGAAAAAGTTCAGTAAAGTGTCGTTTAATTACGAATACCGCAAACTGTTTGAAAGCAATAGGCAGCTAAATTTACGAGTGTTTGCCGGAGCATTTTTAAAGAATAATACCGACCCGAGTTCTAATTATTTTAGTTTCGCATTAGATCGTCCAACCGATTATTTGTTCGATTATAATTATTTGGGACGATCGGAAGCCACGGGTATTTTCAGTCAACAATACATTACTGCAGAAGGAGGTTTTAAATCGAAACTGGAAACCCCGTTTGCCAACCAATGGATGACTACGCTAAACGCCAGTACAACCATTTGGAATTATATTTTAGCCTATGGCGACATAGGATTGGTAAAAAGTAGGCACAATCCCTCTACATTTGTGTACGACTCTGGCATCCGTGTTAATTTAGTGACCGATTATTTCGAAATCTATTTTCCCATTTACTCCAATTTGGGTTGGGAAGTTGGTCAACCACACTACAGTCAGAAAATACGCTTCAAATTCACGCTCGATCCACAATCGCTTTTAGGGCTGTTTAGGCGACGTTGGTTTTAA
- a CDS encoding TIGR00730 family Rossman fold protein, with product MRKEHHHKGWNEIKTNDSWAIFKIMGEFVNGFEKMSKIGPCVSIFGSARTKPEQKYYKLAESIAQKIVEAGYGVITGGGPGIMEAGNKGAHLGGGTSVGLNIDLPFEQHDNPYIDPDKSLDFDYFFVRKVMFVKYSQGFVVMPGGFGTLDEFFEALTLIQTHKIGKFPIILVGTDFWKGLMDWVKSTLLDTFSNISATDLDLVHLVDTEDEVIEILDNFYKHSGLSPNF from the coding sequence ATGAGAAAAGAGCACCACCACAAAGGTTGGAACGAGATAAAAACTAACGACTCTTGGGCCATTTTTAAAATTATGGGCGAATTTGTTAACGGATTCGAAAAAATGAGCAAAATTGGTCCTTGTGTATCCATTTTTGGATCGGCGCGAACCAAACCCGAGCAGAAGTACTACAAATTAGCCGAAAGCATTGCCCAAAAAATTGTTGAGGCCGGTTATGGCGTTATTACCGGCGGTGGCCCCGGTATTATGGAAGCCGGAAACAAAGGCGCCCATTTGGGTGGAGGCACTTCAGTGGGTCTTAACATAGACTTGCCTTTTGAGCAACACGACAACCCATACATTGACCCAGATAAAAGTTTAGATTTCGATTACTTTTTCGTTAGAAAGGTGATGTTTGTAAAATACTCGCAAGGCTTTGTGGTTATGCCTGGAGGTTTCGGCACTTTAGATGAATTTTTTGAAGCCTTAACGCTCATTCAAACACATAAAATCGGGAAATTCCCAATCATTTTGGTCGGTACCGATTTTTGGAAAGGCTTAATGGATTGGGTAAAAAGCACCTTGTTGGACACTTTTTCAAATATTAGCGCTACAGATTTAGACCTCGTACATTTGGTGGACACCGAAGACGAAGTAATTGAAATCCTTGATAATTTCTACAAACATTCGGGATTAAGTCCGAATTTTTAA
- a CDS encoding lmo0937 family membrane protein, translating into MKGILWLVAVICIIAWLLGLLGIAPGMGTSSLIHILLVIAIIVILYNIISGRKPL; encoded by the coding sequence ATGAAAGGTATTCTCTGGTTAGTAGCTGTGATTTGTATTATAGCATGGTTATTGGGCTTATTAGGTATCGCGCCTGGTATGGGTACCAGTAGCCTTATTCACATATTGCTGGTAATAGCAATAATTGTTATTCTTTATAATATAATAAGCGGCAGGAAACCACTATAA